The Bacillus carboniphilus genome contains a region encoding:
- a CDS encoding IS4 family transposase, producing the protein MDNCSTHPTLNKLLEFLDEDTFKKITNVHNLDKYIKKLTTYCLFQISIVAHIREIESLTHVSLYLEDEKQLQEMIKLDSISTSQLSRRLKAIPSSVFEKVFRHLLMKIHSRLKNKPIIREISRLHVIDSSTMTMSLSQYPWATFRKTKAGIKLHLKVVVTKEMTIPDEVVLSPANHSDRSKMDSLVELDPDCLYLFDRGYMDYKQLDHYCFKDIRFITRLKKNAKIEYLNEQVPDPENLIFQDAEVYLGGEQTGTKMMHTVRLIKTKDREGNEVILITSCFDLTAKEIGDLYRYRWKIETFFKWMKQHLNITSFYGKSPNAVYNQIWIALITYCLEVLLKLSLNDDGSLLTFKRRLETLLYQPFHTFVKALFKEKTRTSIGRRKQNWEVEYRMLEQQVLRGEVDFLDEPTGEPLFVHFS; encoded by the coding sequence ATGGACAATTGTAGCACACATCCTACTTTAAATAAACTACTAGAATTTTTAGATGAAGATACGTTTAAAAAAATAACCAACGTTCACAATTTAGATAAGTACATAAAGAAACTGACGACCTACTGTTTATTTCAGATTTCCATTGTTGCTCATATTCGAGAGATTGAAAGTTTAACCCATGTTTCTCTTTATTTAGAAGACGAGAAACAACTGCAGGAAATGATCAAACTTGATTCCATTAGTACTTCTCAATTATCCAGAAGGCTTAAAGCCATTCCTTCTTCTGTTTTTGAAAAGGTTTTTCGCCACCTTTTGATGAAAATTCACTCTCGATTAAAAAACAAGCCTATTATTCGAGAGATCAGTCGTTTACATGTGATCGATTCTTCTACGATGACCATGTCTCTATCTCAGTATCCATGGGCCACGTTTCGAAAAACAAAAGCCGGTATTAAGCTGCATCTTAAAGTCGTTGTGACAAAAGAAATGACCATTCCAGATGAGGTCGTGTTATCTCCTGCGAACCATTCTGATCGTTCTAAGATGGATTCGTTAGTGGAATTAGACCCTGATTGCCTTTATCTTTTTGATCGTGGGTATATGGATTATAAACAGCTTGATCACTATTGTTTTAAAGACATTCGATTTATTACAAGGTTAAAGAAGAACGCCAAAATCGAGTATTTAAATGAACAAGTGCCGGATCCCGAAAATCTCATTTTTCAAGACGCTGAAGTGTATCTTGGCGGTGAACAAACAGGGACAAAGATGATGCACACGGTTCGTTTAATCAAAACAAAGGATCGTGAAGGTAATGAAGTTATCCTCATTACAAGTTGTTTTGACTTAACCGCAAAAGAAATCGGTGACCTTTATCGATATCGTTGGAAAATCGAAACTTTTTTCAAATGGATGAAGCAACATCTTAACATCACCTCTTTTTATGGAAAGAGTCCAAACGCCGTTTATAATCAAATTTGGATCGCTCTTATTACGTATTGCCTAGAGGTATTACTGAAGCTTTCCTTAAATGATGACGGTTCGCTACTAACCTTTAAGAGAAGACTGGAAACCTTATTATATCAGCCGTTTCATACATTTGTTAAAGCGCTGTTCAAAGAAAAAACCAGAACCTCCATAGGACGAAGGAAGCAAAATTGGGAAGTAGAATACAGGATGCTCGAGCAACAAGTACTTAGAGGGGAGGTGGACTTTTTAGACGAGCCAACAGGCGAACCTCTTTTTGTGCATTTTTCATAA
- a CDS encoding LysE family translocator — protein MSLLLVKHIVLGLSIAAPIGPINIEILRRGLSQGFWSSLLVGAGGMSADCLLMFFMYQGLAQLLTLDGVQLIFIIFGSVVLTHTGVQSLKKKQDSFHVDDQNQPFRSSLLNSYLTGAFIAAFNPLNVLFWLGVYGSVLSDTFNNDNSIQAFFISSAVFIGIGLWNLSLSLIVHFGKKSLNPNIPKRISFVASLIILGFGLELGFQAIMRVKDML, from the coding sequence TTGTCTTTACTTTTAGTGAAACATATTGTGCTTGGATTATCAATCGCTGCTCCCATAGGTCCTATTAATATCGAAATTTTAAGAAGGGGATTATCTCAAGGGTTTTGGTCATCCCTTTTAGTAGGAGCAGGAGGGATGAGTGCTGACTGTCTGTTAATGTTCTTCATGTATCAAGGACTGGCTCAGCTGCTTACATTAGATGGAGTTCAGCTTATTTTCATTATTTTCGGTTCAGTCGTCTTAACTCATACAGGTGTTCAAAGTCTCAAGAAAAAACAAGACTCCTTTCATGTTGATGATCAAAATCAGCCTTTTAGAAGTAGCTTATTAAATTCATATTTAACGGGCGCTTTTATCGCGGCCTTTAACCCGCTCAATGTGCTTTTTTGGCTAGGAGTATATGGATCAGTGTTAAGTGATACGTTTAACAATGACAACAGTATTCAAGCTTTTTTTATTAGCAGTGCTGTTTTTATTGGAATCGGATTGTGGAATTTAAGTTTGTCTTTGATTGTCCACTTTGGAAAAAAATCATTAAATCCCAATATCCCGAAAAGGATATCTTTTGTAGCGAGTCTTATTATATTAGGATTTGGTCTTGAATTAGGCTTCCAAGCCATTATGAGAGTAAAGGATATGCTGTAG
- the egtB gene encoding ergothioneine biosynthesis protein EgtB — protein sequence MLEKYLYTRNLTLSIVEPLQIEDFGVQAMVDVSPPKWHLAHTTWFFEEFILLNNKPEYSPYFPYTRELFNSYYETLSKPFSRSKRGLISRPTVSEVLDYRQAVDEEVTNLLNNNDEVDEKVYSFIQLGIQHEQQHQELLMTDLKYNFSINPLKPIYKEMSGHSSLPRLKWYDFEGGMTTIGTNKKEFSFDNEQPEHQCFLYPYSIANRPVTNGEYLEFIEDKGYETPTLWLSDGWQTVTEQKWNAPLYWEYVDGNWHHFTLSGMKSIEKDQPVTHISFYEADAYARWAGARLPTEQEWENAFKNEAIEGTFLENMLFNEEDRSEKNVFGTVWEWTSSPYTRYPQSARPEGALGEYNQKFMSNQMVLRGGSCASPRNHIRLTYRNFFHPDKRWQFSGIRLAKEESAL from the coding sequence TTGTTAGAGAAATATCTATATACGAGAAATTTAACATTAAGCATTGTTGAACCCTTACAAATTGAGGATTTTGGTGTACAAGCGATGGTCGATGTGAGCCCTCCTAAATGGCACCTAGCCCATACGACATGGTTTTTTGAAGAATTTATTTTATTGAATAATAAGCCTGAGTACTCACCTTACTTTCCATATACAAGAGAGTTGTTTAATTCCTACTATGAAACATTGAGCAAGCCATTCTCAAGATCAAAAAGGGGACTTATTTCACGTCCGACTGTAAGTGAGGTATTAGATTATCGTCAAGCAGTAGATGAAGAAGTTACCAATCTTCTAAATAATAATGATGAAGTGGATGAAAAGGTTTATTCGTTCATTCAGTTAGGAATTCAGCATGAACAACAGCATCAAGAGCTTTTAATGACAGATCTGAAATATAACTTTTCTATTAATCCATTAAAGCCTATTTATAAGGAAATGTCAGGTCATTCATCTTTACCTCGCTTAAAGTGGTATGATTTTGAAGGAGGTATGACGACTATCGGAACAAATAAGAAAGAATTTTCATTTGATAATGAACAGCCCGAACACCAATGTTTTCTTTATCCTTATTCTATAGCAAACCGACCTGTAACGAATGGTGAATATCTTGAATTTATTGAAGACAAAGGATATGAGACACCAACGCTTTGGCTTTCTGACGGATGGCAAACTGTGACGGAGCAAAAGTGGAACGCACCTCTTTATTGGGAATACGTCGATGGCAATTGGCATCACTTTACACTCTCTGGAATGAAATCAATAGAGAAAGATCAACCGGTTACACATATTAGTTTCTATGAAGCTGATGCTTATGCTAGATGGGCAGGTGCTCGATTACCTACTGAACAAGAATGGGAGAATGCTTTTAAAAATGAAGCAATTGAAGGAACATTTTTAGAAAATATGCTTTTTAACGAAGAAGACCGATCAGAGAAGAACGTCTTCGGTACTGTTTGGGAGTGGACATCAAGCCCTTATACACGCTACCCTCAAAGTGCTAGACCAGAAGGAGCATTAGGGGAATATAATCAAAAGTTTATGAGTAATCAAATGGTTTTACGCGGAGGATCTTGTGCATCTCCTCGCAATCATATTCGTTTAACGTATCGCAACTTTTTCCATCCTGATAAAAGATGGCAGTTTAGCGGTATTCGATTAGCGAAGGAGGAATCAGCACTGTGA
- the egtD gene encoding L-histidine N(alpha)-methyltransferase yields MQVFNPPLSILQEEVLKGLKQYPKQLHPKWFYDDKGSQLFNQITTLPEYYLTRAEKEILTTYHSEITSLIQPNASLIELGCGNEEKIKLLLSSLRWGNRYVPVDISQKALNETVTKLRLSFPLLDIIPIQADYTQAFSFLGNNLVEPKIVLFLGSTIGNFEERDREVFLKKLAKYLNPQDGLLIGIDLIKSTKVVEDAYNDSQGITAAFNKNMLHHLNRELQTNFQVEHFKHHAFYNHKQNRIEMHLVNMKLHNVTIGNETISILPDETIHTENSYKFDFDEFEQMLHKVGLCMRKIWMDQQRNFALTYIKKI; encoded by the coding sequence ATGCAGGTTTTCAATCCGCCTCTCTCCATCTTACAGGAAGAGGTTTTAAAAGGTTTAAAACAATATCCAAAACAGCTCCATCCTAAATGGTTTTACGATGATAAAGGGAGCCAACTCTTTAATCAAATAACGACGCTGCCTGAGTATTATTTAACTCGAGCTGAAAAAGAGATTTTGACTACCTATCATTCTGAAATTACGTCTCTTATACAGCCGAATGCCTCTCTCATTGAATTAGGGTGCGGTAATGAAGAAAAAATTAAGCTTCTATTGTCCTCTTTGAGATGGGGAAATCGTTATGTCCCAGTTGATATTTCTCAAAAAGCACTAAATGAGACGGTTACAAAATTACGCCTATCCTTTCCGTTGTTGGATATAATACCAATTCAAGCTGATTATACTCAAGCGTTTTCTTTCCTAGGCAATAATCTAGTTGAACCGAAGATTGTTTTATTTCTTGGCTCAACGATTGGAAACTTTGAAGAAAGAGATCGAGAAGTATTTTTGAAGAAGCTGGCGAAATATTTAAATCCTCAGGATGGGTTACTAATTGGTATTGATTTAATTAAATCAACGAAAGTAGTAGAAGATGCTTATAATGATTCACAAGGCATTACTGCTGCTTTTAACAAGAACATGTTGCATCACTTAAATCGAGAACTTCAAACAAATTTTCAAGTGGAACATTTTAAACATCACGCCTTTTATAATCACAAACAAAATAGAATTGAAATGCATCTAGTTAATATGAAGCTACATAACGTGACCATTGGAAATGAGACGATTTCTATATTACCTGATGAAACGATTCATACAGAGAACTCTTATAAATTTGATTTTGATGAGTTTGAACAAATGCTGCATAAAGTTGGACTTTGCATGCGAAAAATCTGGATGGATCAACAACGAAATTTTGCCTTAACGTATATTAAGAAAATCTAG
- a CDS encoding histidine phosphatase family protein, translating to MLTLYITRHGETIWNTERRMKGWADSPLTKKGIKNAASLGGRMKQINLDAIYASSSKRTEETANLIRGDRDTPIILNDDLKEINMGEWEGKRFLQSRGNYPEAFHSFWNTPHLYKPVGGESFEQLKDRVLKAMNFIQEEHTSGNVLVVTHSVVIKTLLAFFKNSPLENIWDPPYIHDTSLTVVELGEGKSNIVIEGDISHRNEQM from the coding sequence TTGCTAACATTATATATTACAAGACATGGCGAAACGATTTGGAATACTGAAAGAAGAATGAAAGGATGGGCAGATTCACCATTAACGAAGAAGGGAATTAAAAATGCTGCTTCTTTAGGGGGTAGGATGAAACAGATTAATCTTGATGCCATCTACGCAAGCTCAAGCAAGAGAACGGAAGAAACAGCGAACTTAATTAGAGGGGATCGGGATACTCCCATTATCCTCAATGACGATTTAAAAGAAATCAATATGGGAGAATGGGAAGGCAAACGCTTTCTTCAATCGAGGGGGAATTATCCAGAGGCGTTTCATTCTTTTTGGAATACACCACATCTCTATAAACCAGTAGGAGGAGAAAGTTTCGAACAATTAAAAGATAGGGTGTTGAAAGCAATGAATTTTATTCAAGAAGAACACACTTCGGGGAATGTTTTAGTCGTGACGCATTCCGTTGTCATTAAGACATTACTTGCATTCTTTAAAAATTCTCCATTGGAGAACATATGGGATCCTCCCTATATTCATGATACAAGTTTAACCGTCGTTGAGTTGGGTGAAGGAAAAAGTAATATTGTGATAGAAGGAGATATTTCTCATCGGAATGAACAGATGTAG
- a CDS encoding DUF4083 domain-containing protein, which yields MAELSIGDMLFQLVALTVPVLTIVLIGLVVRSLYKRKNQLDAIEENLDEINNQIMEEKN from the coding sequence GTGGCTGAATTAAGTATTGGTGATATGCTCTTTCAATTAGTTGCTCTAACAGTTCCTGTTTTAACGATTGTGCTGATAGGTTTAGTTGTTCGCTCATTATATAAAAGAAAAAATCAACTAGATGCTATTGAAGAAAACCTAGATGAAATAAACAATCAAATAATGGAAGAAAAGAATTAG
- a CDS encoding class I SAM-dependent methyltransferase: MTDYFDTEEAIRRWDSFANTYANNATEQGDLHREVFLNPTLFSLMGDIKNKRVLDAGCGEGYLSRILSKSGAKVTAVDYSPTMIDLAKKRRPEDEPIHYQQGNCEELSFLEDASFDLIISNMVIHDLAHFEKAFQEMHRLLVDGGNFIFSILHPCFITPESGWEKTKTGEKLHWNVDQYFYEGVYEQPLGDKERMLFFHRTLTSYINGLINTGFTLEAVIEPMPSKEMLKKYPSFEEDFRCPDFIVFKVKK, from the coding sequence ATGACAGATTACTTTGATACAGAAGAAGCGATTAGAAGATGGGATTCATTTGCGAATACATATGCAAACAATGCCACTGAACAAGGCGATCTTCATAGAGAGGTATTTTTGAACCCTACTTTGTTTTCATTAATGGGGGATATAAAAAATAAAAGAGTGTTGGATGCAGGATGTGGTGAAGGGTATTTAAGTAGGATTTTATCTAAGTCTGGTGCAAAAGTAACAGCAGTAGATTATTCACCAACAATGATTGATTTAGCGAAAAAAAGAAGGCCTGAGGATGAACCCATCCATTATCAACAAGGAAATTGTGAGGAACTATCTTTTTTAGAAGATGCAAGTTTTGATTTAATCATATCTAACATGGTGATTCATGACCTTGCTCATTTTGAAAAAGCGTTTCAAGAAATGCATCGTTTACTAGTAGATGGAGGTAATTTTATTTTCTCTATTTTACATCCTTGCTTCATCACTCCAGAGTCTGGATGGGAGAAAACGAAAACCGGAGAAAAGCTACACTGGAATGTAGATCAATATTTTTATGAAGGTGTATACGAACAACCTCTAGGAGACAAAGAAAGAATGCTGTTTTTCCATAGAACGTTAACGAGCTATATAAATGGGCTTATCAATACTGGTTTCACATTAGAAGCGGTAATTGAACCTATGCCATCAAAAGAAATGCTCAAAAAATATCCTTCTTTTGAGGAAGATTTTAGATGTCCTGACTTTATCGTGTTCAAAGTGAAAAAGTAA
- a CDS encoding type II toxin-antitoxin system HicA family toxin, which translates to MPNIEKIIGKMKNQPRGVRYNEAKRVLNHYGYTLIRKRGSNRYFRNKEGDLIVVKKESVLKISYVNDILERINEE; encoded by the coding sequence TTGCCAAACATCGAAAAAATAATTGGGAAGATGAAAAATCAACCAAGAGGTGTACGTTACAATGAAGCAAAGAGAGTTCTAAATCACTACGGGTACACATTGATTAGAAAAAGAGGGTCAAATCGTTATTTTCGTAACAAGGAAGGAGACCTCATTGTCGTAAAAAAAGAAAGTGTTTTAAAAATTTCTTATGTGAATGATATTTTGGAAAGAATTAATGAGGAATAG
- a CDS encoding type II toxin-antitoxin system HicB family antitoxin: MPETKSKDLNYYLSLNYSVVINKVNDDGDDYFFGRVSELGGCHTTANTIATLIDELEQVKREYLEIKLQFGDAIPEPDK; encoded by the coding sequence TTGCCTGAAACAAAAAGTAAAGATTTGAATTATTATCTTTCTCTAAATTATTCTGTTGTTATTAACAAAGTCAATGATGATGGGGATGATTATTTTTTTGGGAGAGTTTCAGAGTTAGGCGGTTGTCATACAACTGCAAATACGATTGCAACCCTCATAGATGAACTTGAACAAGTGAAGAGAGAGTATTTAGAAATCAAATTACAATTTGGTGACGCCATTCCTGAACCGGATAAATAG
- a CDS encoding NUDIX hydrolase: MHQVPKHIVSASTIVLNEEKDILLIKGPKRGWEMPGGQVEEGESLKEAAIREAKEETGIDIEVIKFCGVFQNVRSSICNTLFLAKPIGGKPTTSEESLEVGFYPLEQALEMVTWKNFKERIQYCLDEEKQLFYIEF, translated from the coding sequence ATGCACCAAGTACCTAAACATATTGTCTCAGCATCGACTATTGTCTTGAATGAAGAGAAAGATATTCTCTTAATTAAAGGACCTAAACGAGGATGGGAAATGCCAGGTGGACAAGTAGAAGAAGGAGAATCTTTGAAAGAAGCTGCTATTAGAGAAGCAAAAGAAGAAACTGGAATTGATATCGAGGTGATAAAGTTTTGTGGCGTTTTCCAAAATGTCAGGAGCTCCATTTGTAATACGCTGTTTTTAGCAAAACCGATTGGAGGAAAACCTACAACTTCCGAGGAGAGTCTCGAAGTAGGATTCTATCCTTTAGAGCAAGCATTAGAAATGGTCACTTGGAAGAATTTCAAAGAAAGAATTCAATATTGTTTAGACGAAGAGAAACAACTATTTTATATTGAATTTTGA